ACGGCACGACCGCTCGATTCCATCAGTTGCTTTCGTGGAACTCCGAGTGCGGCCGCGTTCGCGTCCACTACGGCCATCTCTTCGATCGTAATCATGGCCGGACGTTTGCTTGCTCGGGGGTTAAACCTACGGGGCTATCGGATCGCGTTACCGCCGTATCCGAAAGTCCGCTATGCCCTCGGGATCGCTGTATTCGACTGTCACGTCGGTCACGTCGGCCCGTGTGCTTCCTGTGTGACACCATTCGATCATCGACTCGACCGCGTTAGATGATCCCTCAAACACTGCCTCGACACGGCCGTCGTCCAAGTTTCGGACCCAGCCGTCGACGCCTCGTTCGGTTGCCTCTTCGCGCGTCGTCGAACGATAATACACGCCTTGGACTCGTCCCGAGACGAAAACGTGTGCACGTGTTCGGTCAGACATGGTGTGTGGTTCCATCCGAACGGACAAAACCGTCGGGGACGATCCCCTGCTCACGCCGAAACGTCCGTCGGTTCGGCTTCCCGGAGGTAATGGAACACGTACGTTTGCGCGTAACCCGCGTACGCTGGTCCGAATCGCTCTCGAATCGCCCGCGACGTGTCCGTATAGCTGTCACGGTCACAGCCAGGGAACCGATCAGCGATTGCTCCTCGGATCCACGTATCGAGTGGGACGGCCTGAAGAAAGTCCAACGAGAACAACAACACACAGTCAGCAACCTTCTGTCCCACACCGACGAACTGGGTGAGGCGTTCTCGCGCCTGCTCGTACTCCATGTCGAGCACGTCTGTGGGGTGGAGTTCCTCGTTTGCGACCATCTCTGCGGTCGCCACGACGTACGGTGCCCGGTAGCCGAGCTTGAGATCACGGAGCTCTGCTTCCGTCGCAGTTGCCAGCTGTTTGGGTGTCGGAAACGCGTGGTAGGTTCGTCCATCGAACTCGACTGCGTCACCGAACGTACGGGCGAGTGAGTGCTGCATGTCGTGAATGCGCGATACCCGCATCTGTGCCGAACAGATAAAGGAGATGAGCGAGGAAAACGGGGGATCGCGGACGAGGCGCAGCCCCCGGTACGCCTCGTATGCCTCTCGAATCAACGGCTCGTCTGCCGTCTCGCCCATAATCGCTTCGAGATCGTCGTCGAGACGCAGTAGATCGACGAGTGGTTCGTAAGCGTCGATCGTCGATTCCCATTCCAGTCGTCCGTCGTGTTGCCGTACGCGGACGACGGCGGGCCGACCGACCATCGTAGCGGGAAGCACGGTGGAATACCACGCTGATCCTCCATACGTGTGTG
The sequence above is drawn from the Halocatena salina genome and encodes:
- a CDS encoding acylphosphatase, which produces MSDRTRAHVFVSGRVQGVYYRSTTREEATERGVDGWVRNLDDGRVEAVFEGSSNAVESMIEWCHTGSTRADVTDVTVEYSDPEGIADFRIRR
- a CDS encoding DNA-3-methyladenine glycosylase family protein, with the translated sequence MEQGVISLDSVGPFDLQSTVESGQSYTWSREDGRMYDQTHTYGGSAWYSTVLPATMVGRPAVVRVRQHDGRLEWESTIDAYEPLVDLLRLDDDLEAIMGETADEPLIREAYEAYRGLRLVRDPPFSSLISFICSAQMRVSRIHDMQHSLARTFGDAVEFDGRTYHAFPTPKQLATATEAELRDLKLGYRAPYVVATAEMVANEELHPTDVLDMEYEQARERLTQFVGVGQKVADCVLLFSLDFLQAVPLDTWIRGAIADRFPGCDRDSYTDTSRAIRERFGPAYAGYAQTYVFHYLREAEPTDVSA